From Solea senegalensis isolate Sse05_10M linkage group LG19, IFAPA_SoseM_1, whole genome shotgun sequence, the proteins below share one genomic window:
- the LOC122784937 gene encoding thyroid hormone receptor alpha isoform X2 yields MHILQPYFINRWPDVPKRKRKNSQCSVKSMSALSVSVPGYIPSYLEKDEPCVVCGDKATGYHYRCITCEGCKGFFRRTIQKNLHPSYSCKYEGCCIIDKITRNQCQLCRFKKCISVGMAMDLVLDEAKRVAKRRLIEENREKRKKEEMVRTLQVRPEPDTAEWELIRMATEAHRHTNAQGSSWKQKRKFMPDDIGQGPMVPTSDGDKVDLEAFSEFTKIMTPAITRVVDFAKKLPMFSELPCEDQIILLKGCCMEIMSLRAAVRYDPESETLTLNGEMAVKREQLKNGGLGVVSDAIFDLGKSLAQFNLDDTEVALMQAVLLMSSDRSGLTSIEKIEQCQEAYLLAFEHYINHRKHNIRHFWPKLLMKVTDLRMIGACHASRFLHMKVECPSELFPPLFLEVFEDQEV; encoded by the exons ATGCATATCTTACAGCCATACTTTATCAACAG GTGGCCAGATGTGccaaagagaaagaggaagaacagCCAGTGTTCGGTGAAGAGTATGTCTG CTCTTAGCGTCTCTGTTCCAGGGTACATCCCCAGCTACCTGGAGAAGGACGAGCCGTGTGTGGTGTGCGGGGACAAGGCCACTGGCTACCACTACCGCTGCATCACCTGCGAGGGATGCAAG GGTTTCTTCCGAAGAACCATCCAGAAAAACCTCCACCCATCATACTCCTGTAAATATGAAGGCTGCTGCATTATTGACAAGATCACCCGCAACCAGTGTCAGCTGTGCCGCTTTAAGAAGTGCATCTCTGTGGGCATGGCCATGGACT TGGTGCTGGATGAGGCCAAGCGAGTGGCCAAGCGGCGTCTGATCGAGGAAAAccgagagaaaaggaagaaggaggagatggTTCGGACGCTGCAGGTGAGGCCAGAGCCGGACACAGCGGAGTGGGAGTTGATCAGGATGGCGACCGAGGCCCACCGGCACACCAACGCCCAGGGATCCAGCTGGAAACAGAAGCGCAAGTTCATG cCGGATGATATCGGCCAAGGTCCGATGGTTCCCACCTCCGATGGTGATAAAGTGGACCTGGAAGCTTTCAGTGAGTTCACCAAGATAATGACACCCGCCATCACACGTGTCGTTGACTTTGCCAAGAAATTGCCCATGTTCTCAGAG CTGCCTTGTGAAGACCAGATCATCTTGCTGAAAGGCTGCTGCATGGAGATCATGTCACTGCGCGCCGCCGTGCGCTACGACCCAGAGAGCGAGACGCTGACGCTGAACGGTGAGATGGCGGTGAAGCGCGAGCAGCTGAAGAACGGCGGGTTGGGAGTGGTCTCGGACGCCATCTTTGATTTGGGCAAGAGTCTGGCTCAGTTTAACCTGGATGACACGGAGGTGGCGCTGATGCAGGCTGTGCTACTCATGAGCTCAG ATCGCTCGGGGCTGACCAGCATAGAAAAGATTGAGCAGTGCCAAGAGGCGTACCTGCTGGCGTTCGAACACTACATCAACCATCGCAAGCACAACATCCGCCACTTCTGGCCCAAGCTGCTGATGAAGGTAACAGACCTGCGAATGATCGGAGCGTGCCATGCCAGTCGcttcctccacatgaaggtggAGTGTCCCAGCGAACTCTTTCCCCCGCTCTTCCTTGAGGTGTTTGAGGACCAGGAAGtgtaa
- the prl gene encoding prolactin — protein MAHRTKGSKLFITVLYVVTSCSAVPISDLLDRASQRSDRMHSLSRTLTHELDSHFPPIGRMMSPRPSMCHTSSLQTPSDKMQTLQVSESDLLSLARSLLQAWLDPLVVLSASARTLPHPAQNAISNKIQELQEHSKNLGDGLDILSGKMGPEAQNLSFLPFRGGNEIGQDRISKLVNFHFLMSCFRRDSHKIDSFLKVLRCRATMQPELC, from the exons atggctCACAGGACCAAAGGAAGCAAACTCTTCATCACAG TTCTCTATGTGGTGACATCATGCAGCGCCGTCCCCATCAGTGACCTGCTGGACCGCGCCTCTCAGCGCTCTGACAGGATGCACTCACTCAGCAGAACCCTCACCCACGAGCTG GACTCTCATTTTCCTCCCATAGGTCGGATGATGAGCCCTCGTCCCTCAATGTGCCACACCTCGTCTCTGCAGACACCCAGCGACAAGATGCAAACGCTTCAAGTCTCT GAGTCCGACCTGTTGTCTCTGGCTCGCTCTCTGCTCCAAGCCTggctggaccctctggtggTTCTGTCGGCCTCTGCCAGGACTCTGCCGCACCCGGCACAGAACGCCATATCCAACAAGAtccaggagctgcaggagcactCCAAGAACCTGGGAGACGGTCTGGATATCCTCTCTGGGAAG ATGGGTCCGGAAGCTCAGAacctctccttccttcccttcagAGGAGGGAATGAAATCGGCCAGGACCGGATTTCCAAATTAGTCAACTTCCATTTCCTGATGTCCTGCTTTCGACGGGACTCCCACAAGATTGACAGCTTCCTGAAAGTCCTTCGTTGCCGAGCAACGATGCAACCTGAGTTGTGCTAA
- the LOC122784937 gene encoding thyroid hormone receptor alpha isoform X1, whose translation MSNKQDSNSSEGDDKGWPDVPKRKRKNSQCSVKSMSALSVSVPGYIPSYLEKDEPCVVCGDKATGYHYRCITCEGCKGFFRRTIQKNLHPSYSCKYEGCCIIDKITRNQCQLCRFKKCISVGMAMDLVLDEAKRVAKRRLIEENREKRKKEEMVRTLQVRPEPDTAEWELIRMATEAHRHTNAQGSSWKQKRKFMPDDIGQGPMVPTSDGDKVDLEAFSEFTKIMTPAITRVVDFAKKLPMFSELPCEDQIILLKGCCMEIMSLRAAVRYDPESETLTLNGEMAVKREQLKNGGLGVVSDAIFDLGKSLAQFNLDDTEVALMQAVLLMSSDRSGLTSIEKIEQCQEAYLLAFEHYINHRKHNIRHFWPKLLMKVTDLRMIGACHASRFLHMKVECPSELFPPLFLEVFEDQEV comes from the exons GTGGCCAGATGTGccaaagagaaagaggaagaacagCCAGTGTTCGGTGAAGAGTATGTCTG CTCTTAGCGTCTCTGTTCCAGGGTACATCCCCAGCTACCTGGAGAAGGACGAGCCGTGTGTGGTGTGCGGGGACAAGGCCACTGGCTACCACTACCGCTGCATCACCTGCGAGGGATGCAAG GGTTTCTTCCGAAGAACCATCCAGAAAAACCTCCACCCATCATACTCCTGTAAATATGAAGGCTGCTGCATTATTGACAAGATCACCCGCAACCAGTGTCAGCTGTGCCGCTTTAAGAAGTGCATCTCTGTGGGCATGGCCATGGACT TGGTGCTGGATGAGGCCAAGCGAGTGGCCAAGCGGCGTCTGATCGAGGAAAAccgagagaaaaggaagaaggaggagatggTTCGGACGCTGCAGGTGAGGCCAGAGCCGGACACAGCGGAGTGGGAGTTGATCAGGATGGCGACCGAGGCCCACCGGCACACCAACGCCCAGGGATCCAGCTGGAAACAGAAGCGCAAGTTCATG cCGGATGATATCGGCCAAGGTCCGATGGTTCCCACCTCCGATGGTGATAAAGTGGACCTGGAAGCTTTCAGTGAGTTCACCAAGATAATGACACCCGCCATCACACGTGTCGTTGACTTTGCCAAGAAATTGCCCATGTTCTCAGAG CTGCCTTGTGAAGACCAGATCATCTTGCTGAAAGGCTGCTGCATGGAGATCATGTCACTGCGCGCCGCCGTGCGCTACGACCCAGAGAGCGAGACGCTGACGCTGAACGGTGAGATGGCGGTGAAGCGCGAGCAGCTGAAGAACGGCGGGTTGGGAGTGGTCTCGGACGCCATCTTTGATTTGGGCAAGAGTCTGGCTCAGTTTAACCTGGATGACACGGAGGTGGCGCTGATGCAGGCTGTGCTACTCATGAGCTCAG ATCGCTCGGGGCTGACCAGCATAGAAAAGATTGAGCAGTGCCAAGAGGCGTACCTGCTGGCGTTCGAACACTACATCAACCATCGCAAGCACAACATCCGCCACTTCTGGCCCAAGCTGCTGATGAAGGTAACAGACCTGCGAATGATCGGAGCGTGCCATGCCAGTCGcttcctccacatgaaggtggAGTGTCCCAGCGAACTCTTTCCCCCGCTCTTCCTTGAGGTGTTTGAGGACCAGGAAGtgtaa
- the LOC122784938 gene encoding dual specificity protein phosphatase 3-like, with product MSSFEVSLQQLNDLLTDDSGFYSWPTKHFHEVYPRIYVGNAFVATNALRLRRLGVTHILNAAEGNSFMHVNTSAEFYAGTGLLYRGIPASDTDHYDLSVYFEEAADFIGKALAYKHGKGKVYVHCREGYSRSPTLVIAYLMLRQNMDVHTALAMVRQKREIGPNDGFLRQLCRLNQRLAAERKSWNK from the exons ATGTCGAGCTTCGAGGTTTCTCTCCAGCAGCTCAACGACCTGTTAACAGACGACAGCGGTTTTTACAGCTGGCCCACCAAACACTTCCATGAGGTTTACCCGAGGATTTACGTGGGGAACGC GTTTGTGGCGACGAACGCGCTGCGTCTGCGGCGCCTGGGCGTCACGCACATCCTGAACGCAGCGGAGGGAAACTCCTTCATGCACGTCAACACCAGCGCCGAGTTCTACGCCGGCACGGGCCTCCTCTACCGCGGGATCCCAGCCAGCGACACAGACCACTACGACCTCAGCGTTTACTTTGAGGAGGCGGCGGACTTCATCGGGAAGGCGCTGGCGTACAAACACGGGAAAG GTAAAGTGTACGTTCACTGCAGGGAAGGCTACAGTCGCTCACCAACCTTAGTCATCGCCTACCTGATGCTTCGCCAAAACATGGACGTCCACACGGCTCTGGCCATGGTGCGGCAGAAGAGAGAAATCGGGCCCAACGACGGCTTCCTCCGGCAGCTGTGCCGGCTGAACCAACGGCTGGCGGCCGAAAGAAAGTCCTGGAACAAGTGA